The following proteins are co-located in the Pyricularia oryzae 70-15 chromosome 1, whole genome shotgun sequence genome:
- a CDS encoding aminopeptidase 2 — MEASKRVLSAASSRLSRLVDLTGRSGCLRRANFCDRVPPAWLVDGVHRRGEAPPLLRGSLRQTAWPTRAQAVAARGYSSSHSNNKNNNINTTPATKRFYSSSTCSISRRPNLCVASSSQPRVSSALSLKRNCTSLTPNSAILAVNMSARDILPDNFRPVNYDLQLTDLDFDNWSYNGTVEISGELTKPTTEIVLNVLEIKLKEAQLEIQGTKATVSQSTQNFTYNDKQQRATMVFEEEIPPSAKASLKIKFSGLINHDMAGFYRSMYKPAVPAAASVPRDEQFHYMLSTQFEACDARRAFPCFDEPNLKATFDIAIEIPSDQVALSNMPVKESKETAPGKTLVSFDRTPVMSTYLVAWAVGDFEYIEAFTERRYNGKQLPVRVYTTRGLIEQGRWALEHAPKVIDYFSEQFEIDYPLPKSDILAVHEFTHGAMENWGLVTYRTTAVLFDEKLSDVRFRNRVAYVVAHELAHQWFGNLVTMDWWDELWLNEGFATWAGWLATDYLHPDWNVWPQFVNEGMGMAFELDSIRASHPIQVPVRDALDVNQIFDHISYLKGCSVIRMLASHLGVRTFLKGVAMYLKKHQYHNAKTDALWSALSEASGTDVNALMAPWIEKIGHPVLTVTEKSSDGAISVKQSRFLSTGDVKPEDDTTTWWIPLALSGKVGTAEGEVQSLSLTTKEETITGVSDEFYLLNSNATGFYQVNYPAERLAIFAKQLDRLGPADKIRISSSASDLAFSGYAKTSSLLSFLEGFSNETEYLVLAQALDAVATLKSVFGEDDGIRAGLNAFSLKLIENQVDKLSFDVPANDSYTNSLLRKRILLAAVSNGHEGVTAEAKKRFDAYFNNGDKSAVHADLRITCYRAAILSDPATAVQTLKKEWAETKAVDGREVCLGALGHVQDAAIIKDVLLPFLFDASPDAVPPADVHIMATALAANRVGRPLLWERLRDDWENSVVKKLGGNPILVDRLVKNSLGKFTDAKVVDDITAFFSNQDTSGFNRTLETVKDKVRGRASYKERDAQVLKEWLKENGYLNK; from the exons ATGGAAGCATCCAAGCGCGTGTTGTCGGCCGCGTCGTCACGCTTGTCCCGGCTGGTCGACCTCACCGGTCGGTCTGGATGCCTCAGGCGTGCAAACTTTTGTGACCGGGTACCGCCGGCTTGGCTGGTAGATGGCGTGCATAGGCGGGGCGAAGCTCCCCCCTTACTGCGGGGTAGCTTGAGGCAAACCGCATGGCCAACGCGAGCTCAAGCTGTCGCAGCTCGGGGGTATTCCAGCAgccacagcaacaacaaaaacaacaacatcaaCACCACACCCGCGACCAAGAGATTCTATTCTTCCTCCACTTGCTCGATTTCTCGGCGGCCCAATCTCTGTGTGGCTTCATCATCTCAACCCCGAGTCAGCAGTGCACTCTCCTTGAAACGGAATTGTACAAGCTTGACCCCAAACTCGGCGATTCTAGCTGTGAACATGTCGGCTCGTGATATCCTCCCGGACAACTTCCGTCCCGTCAACTATGACCTCCAGCTTACCGATCTGGACTTTGACAATTGGTCCTACAACGGAACCGTTGA GATTTCTGGTGAACTCACCAAGCCGACTACTGAGATCGTACTCAATGTATTGGAGATCAAGCTCAAGGAGGCTCAACTGGAAATCCAG GGCACCAAGGCAACTGTGAGCCAGAGCACCCAAAACTTCACTTACAATGACAAACAACAACGCGCCACCATGGTCTTCGAGGAGGAGATTCCTCCTTCAGCCAAGGCCAGCCTCAAGATCAAGTTCTCCGGTCTCATAAACCATGATATGGCCGGGTTTTACCGCAGCATGTACAAGCCTGCGGTTCCCGCAGCTGCCTCAGTTCCACGAGACGAACAGTTCCACTATATGCTCAGCACCCAGTTCGAGGCATGTGATGCTCGCCGCGCTTTTCCCTGCTTTGACGAGCCCAACCTCAAGGCCACCTTTGATATTGCCATCGAGATCCCAAGCGATCAGGTTGCCCTGAGCAACATGCCCGTAAAGGAGTCCAAGGAGACGGCGCCAGGGAAGACACTCGTCTCCTTTGACCGTACCCCCGTCATGAGTACCTACCTGGTTGCTTGGGCCGTCGGTGACTTTGAATACATCGAGGCTTTTACCGAAAGGCGGTACAACGGCAAGCAGCTCCCTGTGCGTGTCTACACCACCCGTGGCCTCATCGAACAGGGTCGCTGGGCGTTGGAGCACGCACCCAAGGTTATCGACTACTTTAGCGAGCAGTTTGAGATCGACTACCCGCTGCCCAAGTCCGACATTCTTGCCGTGCACGAGTTTACCCACGGTGCCATGGAGAACTGGGGTTTGGTAACATACCGGACTACGGCTGTACTTTTCGACGAGAAGCTGTCTGATGTTCGATTCCGCAACCGCGTTGCCTACGTGGTTGCTCACGAATTGGCTCATCAGTGGTTCGGCAACCTTGTGACTATGGACTG gtGGGACGAGCTTTGGCTCAATGAAGGCTTTGCTACCTGGGCAGGATGGCTCGCTACTGATT ACCTCCACCCTGACTGGAATGTCTGGCCTCAGTTTGTCAACGAGGGAATGGGCATGGCATTCGAGCTTGACTCCATTCGCGCCTCGCACCCTATCCAGGTCCCCGTTCGCGATGCACTTGACGTGAACCAGATCTTCGACCATATCTCATACCTCAAAGGATGCAGTGTAATTCGCATGCTGGCGTCGCATCTTGGTGTCCGCACCTTCCTCAAGGGTGTTGCTATGTACCTCAAGAAGCACCAGTACCACAATGCCAAGACTGACGCATTATGGTCGGCCTTGAGCGAGGCGTCTGGCACTGATGTTAACGCTCTTATGGCGCCCTGGATTGAGAAGATCGGACATCCAGTTCTTACGGTTACGGAGAAGTCCAGTGATGGCGCCATCAGCGTCAAGCAATCGCGATTCCTGTCCACTGGCGACGTCAAGCCCGAGGATGACACCACCACTTGGTGGATTCCTCTGGCGTTGTCGGGCAAGGTCGGCACAGCCGAAGGCGAAGTGCAGTCTCTTTCTCTGACAACCAAGGAGGAGACTATCACCGGTGTCAGCGATGAATTCTACCTGCTCAACTCCAACGCAACTGGATTTTACCAGGTGAACTACCCAGCAGAGCGTCTGGCAATCTTTGCCAAGCAGCTTGACCGTCTGGGCCCAGCGGACAAGATTCGCATCTCTTCGTCTGCATCAGACCTTGCCTTTTCCGGATACGCAAAGACTTCATCTCTGCTGTCCTTCCTGGAGGGCTTCAGCAATGAGACGGAATATCTCGTTCTTGCGCAGGCTCTTGACGCAGTTGCCACTCTCAAGTCCGTATTTGGCGAGGATGATGGCATTCGTGCTGGTCTGAATGCATTCTCGTTGAAGCTTATCGAGAACCAGGTTGACAAACTCAGCTTTGACGTACCTGCGAATGACAGTTACACCAACAGCCTCCTACGAAAGAGGATTCTATTGGCCGCAGTTTCAAACGGCCACGAGGG TGTAACGGCTGAGGCCAAGAAACGATTCGACGCCTATTTCAACAATGGAGACAAGTCAGCTGTGCACGCCGACCTGCGCATTACATGCTACCGAGCAGCCATCCTCAGCGACCCAGCGACCGCTGTCCAGACGCTCAAGAAGGAATGGGCAGAAACCAAGGCCGTGGATGGAAGGGAGGTGTGCCTCGGTGCCCTGGGCCATGTTCAGGATGCTGCCATCATCAAGGATGTTCTCCTGCCGTTCCTCTTCGATGCTTCCCCGGATGCTGTGCCGCCGGCCGATGTGCACATCATGGCCACGGCGCTGGCTGCGAACCGGGTGGGCCGCCCACTCTTGTGGGAGCGCCTGCGCGACGATTGGGAAAACTCGGTGGTCAAGAAGCTTGGAGGCAACCCTATTCTGGTCGACCGCCTGGTCAAGAACTCGCTGGGCAAGTTCACAGATGCCAAGGTCGTCGACGATATCACGGCCTTCTTCAGCAACCAGGACACGTCGGGTTTCAACAGGACTTTGGAAACCGTCAAAGACAAGGTTCGGGGCAGAGCGTCGTACAAGGAAAGGGACGCCCAAGTCCTGAAGGAATGGCTGAAGGAGAATGGATACTTGAACAAATAG
- a CDS encoding cellobiose dehydrogenase, which yields MVRRISLIACLGLVAGLHAHQTTDSFRNEARGAKFQHRSRNVPLSDQSYDYIVVGGGTSGIVTAQRLVETGKTVLLLERGGPSYYSTGGRPTVPWNDTATPHDIPGQFYVVLLSGGSLCTDVPELAGCVLGGGSAVNGMQFIRPPKTDFDNWPKGWRWEDGLDAAAERVYQREPGTTMPSSDGKFYDNAVYDVLSEELAGMGWSEIDSNKEPERKTKAYGPPAAHVTNGRRSGPAISYLPLAQEKPNFTLKLHTKVIRAVRTNSTVTGVEAQSESGERLIYPVTPGSGKVIFAAGTMSTPRLLFHSGIGPRDQIEMARLSPDNVTLPPEDAWIESPVGIVRDHTLYLMDFAVKGGIDTLSLEELANPSQENINLFAKGAGPLVQTFRLNSFTSVEDVTGHKRYFVASWSSVAENTISGSLQMTHGSTSTGRLGLTAEGNTVWTQNPWLQTEGDKEALVVAIDELLAMSRKEGSRLVWVGYGGENVTGADIVENVAAQSAVHMTGTAVIGTDDGSKGGKAVVDLDTKVYGTNNLFVVDASMHADLPTGNTVAIVMVAAERAVERIIALG from the exons ATGGTTAGAAGAATCTCCCTCATCGCCTGCCTTGGCCTTGTGGCCGGCTTACACGCGCATCAGACGACAGACTCGTTCAGAAACGAGGCTAGGGGTGCTAAATTCCAACACCGCTCCCGCAATGTTCCTCTGTCTGATCAGTCATACGACTATATCGTCGTCGGTGGTGGGACTTCTGGAATTGTAACGGCGCAGCGGCTGGTCGAGACGGGCAAGACGGTTTTGCTACTTGAGCGCGGCGGTCCGTCGTACTACTCG ACTGGAGGCAGGCCCACGGTGCCGTGGAACGACACCGCGACCCCTCACGACATCCCCGGCCAGTTTTACGTAGTGTTGCTTTCTGGAGGCAGCTTGTGCACCGACGTACCTGAGCTAGCAGGCTGCGTTTTGGGCGGCGGCTCGGCCGTCAACGGGATGCAGTTCATCCGGCCGCCCAAGACTGACTTTGACAACTGGCCCAAGGGCTGGAGATGGGAGGACGGGCTCGACGCCGCGGCGGAGCGTGTTTACCAGCGGGAACCCGGCACCACCATGCCTTCGTCGGACGGCAAGTTCTACGACAATGCTGTCTATGATGTCTTGTCTGAGGAGTTGGCCGGCATGGGTTGGTCTGAGATTGATAGCAACAAGGAGCCGGAGAGGAAGACCAAGGCCTACGGGCCACCCGCGGCCCAT GTCACCAACGGCCGTCGGTCCGGTCCTGCAATCTCATACCTACCCCTGGCACAAGAGAAGCCCAACTTCACACTGAAGCTCCACACCAAGGTGATCCGTGCCGTGCGCACCAACTCAACCGTCACGGGGGTCGAGGCTCAGTCTGAGTCAGGCGAGCGGCTCATCTATCCCGTCACGCCCGGAAGCGGCAAGGTCATTTTTGCAGCGGGAACCATGTCGACGCCGCGGCTGCTGTTCCACAGCGGCATCGGGCCCCGGGACCAGATTGAGATGGCCCGACTGTCCCCGGATAACGTAACGCTGCCGCCCGAGGACGCATGGATCGAGTCGCCCGTCGGGATCGTCAGGGATCATACCCTGTATCTGATGGATTTTGCAGTCAAGGGTGGCATTGACACGCTCTCGTTGGAAGAGCTTGCGAACCCATCGCAGGAGAACATCAACCTCTTTGCCAAGGGGGCGGGCCCGCTGGTACAGACCTTCAGGCTCAACTCCTTCACATCGGTCGAGGACGTTACGGGACACAAGAGGTACTTTGTCGCGAGTTGGAGCTCGGTGGCGGAGAACACCATCTCTGGCAGCCTGCAGATGACGCACGGGTCGACTTCGACGGGCAGGCTTGGGCTGACGGCCGAGGGCAATACGGTCTGGACGCAGAACCCGTGGCTGCAGACTGAGGGCGAcaaggaggccctggtggtggCCATCGATGAGCTGCTGGCCATGAGCAGGAAGGAGGGAAGCCGGCTGGTTTGGGTTGGCTATGGCGGCGAGAATGTGACGGGTGCGGATATCGTCGAGAACGTCGCGGCCCAAAGTGCAGTGCACATGACGGGCACTGCTGTCATTGGTACCGACGATGGGAGTAAGGGCGGCAAGGCAGTCGTCGATCTTGACACCAAGGTCTACGGGACAAATAACCTGTTTGTTGTGGATGCCTCGATGCACGCCGACCTGCCCACCGGTAACACCGTGGCCATTGTCATGGTGGCGGCTGAGAGGGCGGTTGAGAGGATCATTGCGCTTGGGTAG
- a CDS encoding malate dehydrogenase, protein MYSSIILATAFIASAFAAPANPNLNLASAHPGSHSAVSDYFNMLAKKVQEAKQLPQGGPVCDLSSVQLPTVPGSKEPMPLPGAGYKLKHVALGRGTQNYTCSPNNATAIPAAAGAVATLFDASCIASAYPALLMELSRVTVNFNLTDLNTLAPSNLLMSGHHYFAPNITVPYFDLGPLGSCMAAKNASEPAPADAGKGQGGEPAVPWLKLTTREGATGDLQEVYRVGTAGGSAPATCKDMPATFEVQYTAQYWFYAGKKPTQE, encoded by the exons ATGTACTCTTCGATAATACTCGCCACGGCGTTCATCGCCTCGGCCTTTGCTGCCCCGGCCAACCCCAACTTGAACCTCGCATCCGCACACCCGGGCTCGCACTCAGCCGTATCTGACTACTTCAACATGCTGGCAAAGAAGGTTCAGGAGGCTAAGCAGCTGCCACAAGGTGGGCCAGTATGTGATCTTTCCTCGGTGCAACTGCCCACGGTTCCCGGTT CGAAAGAGCCAATGCCCCTTCCCGGAGCTGGTTACAAGCTCAAGCACGTCGCCCTCGGTCGTGGCACGCAGAACTACACCTGCTCGCCCAACAACGCCACCGCCatccccgccgcggctggtGCCGTGGCCACCCTGTTTGACGCTTCTTGTATCGCCTCGGCCTACCCGGCCCTCCTGATGGAGCTGTCGCGTGTGACCGTCAACTTCAACCTGACCGACCTCAACACGCTCGCGCCCTCAAACTTGCTCATGTCTGGCCACCACTACTTTGCGCCCAACATTACCGTGCCCTACTTCGACCTTGGCCCCCTGGGCAGCTGCATGGCGGCTAAGAACGCATCCGAGCCCGCCCCTGCCGACGCTGGAAAGGGCCAGGGTGGCGAGCCCGCCGTGCCGTGGCTTAAGCTTACCACGAGGGAGGGTGCCACGGGCGACCTGCAGGAGGTCTACAGAGTTGGCACCGCTGGCGGCAGCGCGCCAGCCACGTGCAAGGACATGCCTGCTACCTTTGAGGTGCAATACACTGCGCA ATACTGGTTCTACGCCGGCAAGAAGCCCACACAAGAATGA
- a CDS encoding IQ calmodulin-binding domain-containing protein domain-containing protein, variant has translation MKRASLELSEPMRNIEESIGSPDPDSATDAVGDRSLAMTAEADEHDDEDLDTVDAPRTYTPPPHIAARFYRPSQNRRKDSAASSRRNSISSAHSRSSHGCSRQAGPQSKHVAQHLRRASILEDRKARLADRAAHAEKVRLRAAMAKAATKDTSVSEERALAAQLTRERNLAEIAATCAEEVKRAKAVAESMKEKREQDLQKLKTQIEERMAEASRRREELRRNAANKASSPSRARGQSQSMGPNRRATRALPDVKEESKEPERRILTPEMAAGQIQWWWRATMRRRIVSQFQALGLTIDGVREATFEHISALLGQDSVLLITSKILRICGLQEGAVGSVSEMAAVRTFLSAFLILGHPAQVLSNKDDKGEKEQELVGKARDLLICFENILPRLTSTNRHMPPPTLSAELPEAYASFYNAFIAWKARDSGALIDVMLMQFVELDAIWQTVKDSTDPSVTESYRQSIQDNQLMLLVRIKRLAGAEQGKKMVHQAVRKARKARAESKPVGDTKPREADHTVETAMGDLGTAEAAAQTEDPAASPVPSSPASGLGEVVQVEIRVPRNRLLPDNRVLTHELAIDKNFRLSAEVYKEQRAAFLAPLFQQMRDTMEGEGQQEHFILLLEVAKEIRGKLQRFVQPGKSMHTFIGEVLDTEVAYQQFQTGSFSYEKFFSTMGQLLPKLCAPVRDDEVKDLVEQKLRNGNYVDRLEALMGFVDVMSSDHANYMLSLTAPTILQRSAEYEAKVFADALETKQHDLSAAKAAWRATRGKLLAEAARRDPEGINHPASRPTPDKIYAQMLVDIFTRLGQPVALEEMPEMLRLDHSRVVRCGALTRRIVTAGAILLQCKNILKRDVRMPWRAEAGRLMTVLEAADDRRLSSDGSEDGDQAVVVDGVMAALEAGRCMPEATKANLRALVAKITAASRDVVSSGSSSRGTDPTEPVLRLLLNRLRGHIFARVASASASEKVRTASTAGEKLAGLGLAEFVDKVREMVDEIGRVGTVDREAHSVWWEAVAAEVEKEDQAASASAAAAAASPSSSAQSPTKV, from the exons ATGAAACGCGCCTCGTTAGAACTCAGCGAACCCATGCGTAACATTGAGGAGTCGATCGGCTCTCCAGACCCCGACTCAGCCACGGATGCCGTCGGTGACAGGTCTCTAGCCATGACCGCTGAAGCCGATGAACACGACGATGAAGACCTCGACACAGTAGACGCTCCTCGCACGTATACACCACCCCCGCACATTGCCGCCCGATTCTATAGGCCCTCCCAGAACAGGCGGAAGGACTCGGCTGCGTCCTCGCGACGCAACTCCATCTCCTCGGCACACTCGCGCTCTTCCCACGGCTGTAGCCGCCAGGCCGGTCCCCAGAGCAAGCACGTCGCCCAGCACCTCCGCCGCGCCTCGATCCTCGAGGACCGCAAGGCCCGGCTCGCCGACCGCGCCGCGCACGCCGAAAAGGTGCGGCTGCGGGCGGCCATGGCCAAGGCGGCAACCAAGGACACTTCGGTAAGCGAGGAGCGCGCGCTCGCCGCACAGTTGACACGCGAACGGAACCTGGCCGAGATCGCGGCCACGTGCGCGGAGGAGGTCAAGCGGGCCAAGGCCGTGGCCGAGTCGATGAAGGAGAAGCGGGAGCAGGACCTACAGAAGCTCAAGACGCAGATCGAGGAGCGCATGGCTGAGGCGAGCAGGCGCCGTGAGGAGCTGCGGCGCAACGCCGCCAACAAGGCATCGTCTCCCTCGCGGGCCAGGGGCCAGAGCCAGAGCATGGGTCCCAACCGGAGGGCTACTAGAGCGCTGCCAGACGTCAAGGAGGAGTCTAAGGAACCAGAACGTCGCATCCTGACGCCCGAGATGGCGGCAGGTCAAATACAGTGGTGGTGGAGGGCGACGATGAGGCGCAGGATCGTTTCGCAGTTCCAGGCTCTCGGCCTCACAATCGACGGCGTCCGCGAGGCGACCTTTGAGCACATATCAGCACTCCTTGGGCAGGACTCCGTGCTACTAATCACGTCCAAGATCCTCAGGATTTGTGGTCTGCAGGAAGGCGCCGTCGGGTCGGTCAGCGAGATGGCGGCAGTCAGGACATTCCTGAGCGCGTTCCTCATTCTTGGCCACCCGGCGCAGGTCCTTAGCAACAAGGACGACAAAGGGGAAAAGGAGCAG GAGCTCGTCGGGAAAGCAAGGGATCTCTTGATCTGCTTCGAAAATATTCTACCACGGCTCACCTCAACGAACCGGCACATGCCGCCCCCGACGCTGAGCGCCGAGCTCCCAGAGGCATATGCGTCCTTCTACAACGCTTTCATAGCGTGGAAGGCGCGGGATTCGGGCGCACTGATCGACGTGATGCTCATGCAGTTTGTCGAGCTCGACGCCATTTGGCAGACGGTCAAGGACAGCACCGACCCCTCAGTGACGGAGTCATATCGCCAAAGCATCCAGGACAACCAGCTCATGCTCCTGGTCAGGATCAAGCGGCTCGCTGGGGCCGAGCAGGGCAAGAAGATGGTACATCAGGCTGTGCGGAAAGCCAGAAAGGCCAGGGCTGAAAGCAAGCCCGTCGGCGATACGAAACCTAGAGAGGCCGATCACACCGTCGAAACTGCCATGGGCGATCTTGGAacggccgaggcggcagcGCAAACAGAGGATCCCGCAGCGAGTCCTGTGCCATCTTCGCCGGCCTCGGGTCTAGGCGAAGTTGTCCAGGTCGAGATTCGTGTACCAAGGAATCGTCTTCTGCCAGACAATCGCGTGCTGACTCACGAGCTGGCGATTGATAAGAACTTTCGTCTCTCTGCCGAGGTGTACAAGGAGCAGCGCGCGGCCTTTCTCGCTCCGCTCTTCCAGCAGATGCGGGACACTATGGAAGGGGAGGGACAGCAGGAGCACTTCATCCTGCTATTAGAGGTGGCCAAGGAGATTCGCGGCAAGCTACAACGCTTTGTACAGCCGGGCAAGTCCATGCACACGTTCATCGGCGAGGTCCTGGACACCGAGGTGGCGTACCAGCAGTTTCAGACCGGTAGCTTTTCCTACGAGAAGTTCTTTAGCACCATGGGCCAACTCCTGCCAAAACTCTGTGCCCCAGTCCgcgacgacgaggtcaagGATCTTGTGGAGCAGAAGCTGAGAAACGGAAACTACGTCGACCGGCTAGAGGCCCTGATGGGCTTTGTTGACGTCATGTCAAGCGACCACGCCAACTATATGTTGAGCCTTACTGCGCCGACCATCCTGCAGCGGTCGGCTGAGTATGAAGCAAAGGTGTTCGCAGACGCTCTTGAGACGAAGCAGCACGATCTatcggcagccaaggccgcaTGGCGCGCGACGAGGGGTAAGCTTCTAGCCGAGGCCGCCCGTCGTGACCCCGAGGGCATCAATCATCCGGCCTCCAGGCCGACCCCAGACAAGATATATGCGCAGATGCTCGTTGATATTTTCACGAGACTGGGCCAGCCAGTGGCCCTGGAGGAAATGCCCGAAATGCTGAGGCTGGACCATAGCCGGGTGGTGAGATGCGGAGCACTGACGAGGCGGATCGTGACGGCTGGCGCCATCCTTCTGCAATGCAAGAACATACTCAAGCGTGATGTGCGCATGCCCTGGCGAGCCGAGGCTGGAAGGCTCATGACTGTCCTGGAGGCGGCCGACGACAGGAGACTCAGCAGTGACGGCAGCGAGGATGGAGATCAGGCTGTCGTGGTGGATGGCGTCATGGCTGCACTCGAGGCCGGGCGTTGCATGCCCGAGGCGACCAAGGCGAACCTCCGGGCACTGGTGGCCAAGATTACGGCTGCTAGTCGCGACGTtgtcagcagcggcagcagcagcagaggaaCGGATCCCACGGAACCCGTCCTCAGGCTTCTTTTGAACCGACTCCGAGGCCATATCTTTGCGCGCGTAgcgtcggcctcggcgagCGAAAAGGTCCGCACGGCCAGCACCGCGGGCGAGAAGCTTGCCGGCCTGGGACTGGCCGAGTTTGTCGACAAGGTCAGAGAGATGGTTGACGAGATTGGACGGGTCGGCACAGTCGACCGTGAGGCGCATTCCGTATGGTGGGAAGCAGTCGCGGCCGAGGTTGAGAAGGAAGACCAAGCTGCTTCTGCttctgctgccgctgcggcTGCTTCACCTTCGAGCTCTGCGCAATCTCCTACGAAAGTTTGA